Proteins encoded together in one Triticum dicoccoides isolate Atlit2015 ecotype Zavitan chromosome 7B, WEW_v2.0, whole genome shotgun sequence window:
- the LOC119340912 gene encoding norbelladine synthase-like encodes MKGSLCHELKSGLPAAEVWEVYGGLLLGQLIPQLLPDVLSEFEVVVGDGGVGTVLRLTFPPGIPGLEYQKEKFIKIDNENFVKEAIVIEGGLLNLGFLKYFVRFEIVGDADNTSTIRSTVEYEVEDEHTGNAAFVTTSTFARIAEAITKYIKAQKGDEKGPKQTL; translated from the exons ATGAAAGGGAGCCTCTGCCATGAGTTGAAGAGTGGCCTCCCGGCAGCCGAGGTGTGGGAGGTCTATGGAGGCCTCCTTTTGGGCCAGTTGATCCCTCAATTGCTTCCCGACGTGCTCTCAGAGTTCGAGGTTGTGGTTGGAGATGGTGGTGTTGGAACAGTCTTGCGTCTCACCTTTCCTCCTG GAATCCCTGGACTGGAATACCAGAAAGAAAAGTTCATCAAGATTGACAATGAAAACTTTGTCAAGGAGGCGATAGTAATAGAAGGGGGTCTCCTCAATCTGGGATTTTTGAAGTATTTCGTACGGTTTGAGATTGTAGGGGATGCAGATAACACATCTACAATAAGATCGACTGTGGAATATGAAGTTGAGGACGAGCACACAGGCAACGCAGCCTTTGTCACTACCAGCACTTTCGCTCGTATTGCTGAGGCCATCACAAAGTACATCAAGGCGCAGAAGGGCGATGAGAAAGGCCCCAAGCAAACTTTGTAA